The Primulina huaijiensis isolate GDHJ02 chromosome 9, ASM1229523v2, whole genome shotgun sequence genomic interval GTACATGAAATGGATCATCCGTGATTGATTTTTTGAATTCTTTCAAGGCCTGGATTTCAGTTTCCAGGCCTCTTGGCTTTTCTGAAAGAACCCGACTCACAAGCAGGAGGCTGTAGAGTATAATTATTGGAAATGTtaaatttaaatgcatgtttcttTTTTCTGATGATATGATTCAATGTATGGATCTCGTGAGGGGATTTATATTGCTCAAAATGGGTCGGGAATTCAGACATGTCGGCTGTAAACTCCCGTCTCGTTCAAAGAAGTCAACCttattctgaaagatcaaaTTGTATGACCAATAATTTGGTAGGAATAGGATCAGCTACCTCGGATCACCTTCAATATCATCTAAGTCATATAAGAAAGTTTAAAACAAGCTTTATGTGATGTGTACACaacattataaaataaattaaaataagcaTGTTTAAACCAcagtaaatataaaatatatttcaagatattgatattgatatttgataccccataaggatccgggtcgctgatgacccggacaccatcaagagcccgagcactacatatctcccaagtattcttcgaacagcccggtctcccgcgcaatcatcgcccgagctctcatataagtacccgggtaatcaattgcccgggccatctcgagaattgaaccacactcgagtatgattcatacaggacgtctaatctgtcagaacaacttgggcttggagtgtcctaTAAGTCATAAGAAGATAGGGTATGAGCAGCCGACTTGCCATACGTAGTAGGTAacactggaatcgaggtacctacctcatcttctactataaatagcaggtattaatgtcatttacagattctgaaatctttgaactcttaagcattatacatattttctcccaaatattgcttgtgttcatcttcaacctgctgacttaagcatcggagtggccacgccggacaccccttcGGCGctcattcacgagttcctttcattgtttgcaggtgctattgaagccattattttcactcaaattccctaaaaactataaattattgatttgacccgttgaagctccttacccggctcatccatttcaacgaagtcacatcattggcgccgtctgtgggaaacttgagattaaggcgttgatatggctcatactcgaagaactaaccaagaAAATTCCCGGGCTCATGGGAATAATGCGCGTACTTCGGGGCAAGGTGATGGTGTTCCTCCCACGggacccaatcttattaccatgaccccggaggagttggctagaataatctccgaagcagtggagaaggctgtggccaggagagaaacttctcatcaagttacaccacccggagatgtgcaaatcaatgagcaggagcaagagcaagggttgagggaggaggaagtgagaggagaggatgaggagtctagtgctggatccaaatcacctaccgtggctgaggagttgttggagctaagacagaaaatgaaagttctggaagggcagttggagagtcgtagcatttctcgagctactgctaagggttgcccatttactgatatcattgtccgggaacctcttcctgggaacttcaaatccgccaaagtaaaagattacgatggcaatgcggatcctgaggagcacctagccaggtttgaaaacatggccatgttacactgttacacagatcgaatcaagtgtaaagtgttcctcaccactttggtggactcagctcaaaggtggtttgagggactgtcccctcagagtattaattcatttaaagacttccagaaggtgttcctacaccacttcagtagcagcaagaaatacaagaagaccgcttttagtctttttgaagtcaaacagaacctggatgaaagtttgagggcttatattaaaagatttaatagagtggctttggatgtacctacttgcgctactgaaacaaaaactacggcatccacacaaggcttgagggatggtgaatttttcaagtcgttgaccaaaaaagtgccCGGGGAGTTCGAAGACttattatcccgggcagaaaaatacatcaacatggaggaagcccagaagcagaagagggaagctgtaaggaaagaaagaggagaccgggtagctaggcccgaggagaaaggacaaagaaggaataatccaggacacttctctcaccacgtgcctcttaagattacccgggacagagaggttcaggaatgcagtagggatctgcccccggaccatcaattatcccgACCTGAGAAAATaggattttgtactctccataaggtgtgttatcacaacaccgaAGATTGCAAAACATTGAAGGGAAACTATTCCTTCCCTTCCGTCCCAGAGCAAAGTCAAGCCCATTAGAGgccgagattgccatggacatctTCACAGCCAGGGCCCAACGCTCGGGGAGGAAGTATGAGGAATGTACCGAGAGGAGAGCCCGTTAGGAGAAGAGAGCCCGATCTTGAGACGAAAAAGAATTCACCCCCTGCTACGGGGttgataaaaattatatcaggaggctctactgatggagactccaaccgggcgaggaagtcgaggagtaggAGGGAATGTATGGAGGTAGATGGAATGAGAAGGAGTGAAGCGGTCATCAGTTTTGGCCCAGAGGATTTGAAGGGGGTGAACctaccccacaatgatgccctggttatccaagcccgagtggccaattatgacattctgagagtctttgttgactcgggaagctctgtaaatgtaatttttaaagatgcttttgtgcagatggatttgcagggTTACCATTTGGAAACCGTGGAAACTGCCCTCTTTGGTtttgctggccatgtggtcTACCCGGAAGGGGAAATCGTCCTACCATTAACCCTGGGTTCCCAGGATCTCAAGAAGACGGTGATGACTACTTTTACTGTGGTAGACTCCCcttcatcatataatatcattttgggGAGGCCagctatgaatgaattaaaagccGTAGCATCTACCTATCACCAAAAGATTAAGTTCCCGGTTGGTAGTAGAGTGGGTGAAGTCCGGGGAGACCAACCTTCCTCCCGGAAATGTTATGTAGAAACTGTCCGGGTAGATCAGAGCAAAGCAAAGAAGGCTGGGAAGAAGGCCTGAACTGATGAAGTAGGTGGAGGAGCAGTTGAGAAGGGAGAGGTGCATTTTGTGGCAGAAGAGGAGCATGAAGTTGTGGAGATTGGACCAGGACAGCAGATCCGGGTGGCCCGAGATCTTAATATATCCACCCGGGTCAGTCTAATTAACTGTTTAAAGAATAATATTCAAGTTTTTTCATGGTCCCAGCAGGAATTGACGGGAATCTCTCCCTTGATATCTGAACACCAACTAAATATCCTCCCGGGATCTCACCCGATAAAGCAGAAAAAGAGACACTTTGCCCCCgaaaaggacaaagttattgatgaacaagtaaaagagctgttgaaagccggtcacattcgggaaattcaattTCCCACTTGGCTCTCGTATGTGGTATTAGTGCCTAAATCAACAGGGAAGGGGCGCATGTGTGTGGACTTtcgcgatctcaataaggcgtgtcccaaggatcattatcctctgccccgtattgatcaattggtggattccacatcgggcttcgaattactgagtttcatggacgcataccagaggtaccatcaaatccccctggccaagagtgatcaagataaagctagcttcatcacctcgggatgtacattttgttatattgtaatgcctttcgggttaaagaATGCAAGAGCTACTTACCAGCgtttgatgaacaaagtcttcgagAAGCAATTGGGGCGAAACGTGGAAGTCTATGTGAATGATATCCTGGGGAAGACCCGGGAGGTGGCCAGCTTTATTGAGGATCTAGAAGAAACCTTTGCCACTCTCGTACATTACGGAATCAAGCTTAACCCGGCCAAGTGCATTTTTGGCGTAAAGAGTGGAAAATTCCTAggattcatagtgacagatcggggaattgaggtaaatcaggagaaagtcaaatccgtgctgtgcatgccatctcctcgatctgtcaaagacgtacaaaagctgaccgggaggattgcttccctctctcgatttatttcccgatcagcacacaggagttatcctttctttcaggtATTGAGGAAGGCACGACAATTCGGATGGGATGAtaaatgtgaacaggccttccaggacttgaagatccatcttgcagagctccctgtgttggtgaaaccagagcccggggaaaaattatttgtttatctatccaccacagagtatgctgtcagctcagttctaataaaagaagaaggctccgatcaaaggcctgtttattatgtcagccatgctcTGAGAGGACCCGAACTCCGGTACAGTGAAGTGGAGAAGATCGCTCTGGCCTTGATCATGACTGCCCGGAAGCTAAGGCCTTACTTCCTGTCACATCGAATAATTGTCTTGACTAATAGTCCTATAGGCAGGATCATGACTCATTCTGAAGTATCCGGGCGAATGATCAAATGGGCAGTGGAGTTAGGAGAGTATGATATTGAATAAAAACCCCAGGTGGCCATTAAAGCGCAAGCCTTATCAGACTTTTTGTCCGAGATGGTACAACCCGATGAAGATGAAGTATGGAGGGTGTTTGTGGATGGGGCGTCTAGCCTGACAGGGTGCGGAGTAGGTGTTGTAGTAATATCTCCTCCATGAGAGAAGATTAAGTTGGCTTTAAGAATTGATTCCCGGGTTACTAACAATGAAGCtgagtatgaagctgtccttgctggaatccgagctgctaaagagattggagcttctcgtattattttatattctgattcacaattaatcactcagcagataaagggtgcttacgaagctaaagatgacaggatgctcaaatatttacagctcataaaaacccaggcaGCAATCTTTGTGGAATGGAGTATCgaacaaataccccgggaggAAAATGGAGAGGCAGACGCTCTAGCAAAAATGGCTGCCTCATTATCAGAAGGCAACACCCGGGAAAGTTTGCATGTTTCCCGTTTGGTCCTGTCAaccgaggaagaaatattaccagtacccgaggactcctggatgacgccattgattaaattcattacaacaaatgaattacctgaagacaggactcgggctcaaagaatcaagagacaagctcccaggttcgttctcttaaataaaatcttatacagaaaatcattccagggacctctgctaaaatgcttatctgaaggagaggtggattatgtcctccgagaaatacatgagggatgttgtgctgagcatctcggaggaatggctttggcccggaagacaatgcttgccggattctggtggccaactcttagccagaattctgctcaagtggtccaggcttgtaagagatgtcaacatcactcaaacttccagcacagtccggccactcccatgaagcctatctgggcaTCTTTCCCCTTTGATCAATGGAGCCTGGATATTGTTGGTCCTTTCCCAACGGCCAgggctcaaaagaagttcttactggtggctgtggattacttttccaaatgggtAGAAGCCGAGCCATTGGCTAGAATTACTGAGcaggaagtattgaaatttttgtggaagaacattgtgtgccggttcggagtgcccagaagactaatctcagataacgggagacaatttcagggcaaaggaattaaatcttggtgtcatgaaatgaaaatcactcagtcttttacttctgttgcctaccctcaagctCATGGTCACACAGAAGTTATTCAtagaattattgtacaagcattgaagaccaggctacaaggcaagggaaaagattgggtggaagaattacccagtgttctctgggcgtacagaactactccccgagcacctactcaagaaactcctttcaacctggtatatggttctgaagcagtCCTCATTGTTGAAATTGGGCAAACTTCTCCCCGGGTAGAATCTTATCCAGGTAGCAATGATCAAAGTCgggccatggaattggatttggtagaagaaaaaagagaccgagcaataattcgaatggaagcataccgaggtcgggtcatgaaatcatacaataaaaaggtccgagtttgagattttcaaataggggatttagtcatgaaaaaagttaatcctgccggggatgttgggaaactagaagctcggtgggaaggaccttataaaatTACCCGGAGGGTTAGCTCGGgatctttttatttagaagacacgcagggacgctctctcaaaaggccttggaatgtatttaatttaaagcgGTACTATTCCTAACAGATGTAATTGATTGGttgaagatataatgaaagatctgtttttctcaaagagaagtattatattatttgtcgTATCTTAGACTCAGGAAGAACCaatttaaaagcccagggcactacaccctggctcgaggaaccacacctcgaccattcccaagtcccgggacatgatccccagcccaaggctccgcaccttggttcttaaaagcccagggcactacaccctggctcggggaaccacacctcgaccattcacatgTCCCGCGACGTGTTCCTGGGCCACACACCTTGATTATTCTTAACTCGGCAGGATCCAGGCTAGGGACATTCATTCGTTACGAAAATATGTTCTTTTCTTATCTCAATTGTTTACTAAAAGGTCCCGGTTAGTTCTCAACACTTGGaatattttcttgatgtttGCATAAAAAACAATGGTATTACTCGGCTATCAAGAGATTAATCGAGACACTATTGAAGGAAAGAATTTGTTCAATAAAAATCCGAGGACACGAATtacagaaataaagaaaaaagagaatacAACCCTAGTCTATATCAATATGGTCGGATCCTGGCTCGTCTTCCTGGTTTTCCTCCTTCTCCTCCTCACCATCCTTGGGAAGGGATGCAATGGCCAGGCCAAaatcaggaaaattttccttatcCTGGGGTAAGAGTCCAGCTCCCTCAAATTGTTCCCGGCACTTGTCAAAACCGGTCTTGAAAAGAGGGTAAGCCTTATCTACCACGGCCttattgaactcaggagattgaaggaaggaagcttgccatttatccttattatgCTCCGCCAGAGACAAAGCATTCTCGGCCCTCTCTGCTCGGGATTGTTGAACttctatctgctcggatagagaaTGGTTTCTCGACTCCGAGACAGCCAAGGCACCTCGCAGATTNACTTTCTTAGTAGCCACTGCCGTCACTTCCTCGAAGGCCGAGATCATCATTTGGGCAGCCTGTACAAAGCAAGTGAGTAAAAGAAAggataaatgaaggaaaaaagaaCAAAGAAAAGACTTACAGATAGGAATCGGTTAGATCCCTCAAGGAACCGAGCACCAGGCAcaaaattcttcaaaaaggCATCTTCTTCAGGAGTGAGCATAAGCTTTAAGCGCCAAATACCTGTTGAAGAAGCTCCCTCCAAGAAGATGTTGGGCCAGGTGGGTTGATCGGTCAGAAGAGGCTCTCGGGGAGGCTCCTCTGTAGGTTGACGCTGAGGAGGAGTGGTTGACGAGCTCTGCCATCCTTCCCAGTTAGATTCACCCAGAATCCGCTCCGGGCTTGCGACAGCCTTTCGCTTCCTCCGGGCAAGGGGAGTGTGGTCTTCGGGGTCTTCCTTGGATGAATCCCGGGTCAGCTCTTCTTGCTGGGTTTCCACCCGGTTCACCTCAGCTTGCCGCGCTGCTTCTACCTCAGCCTGTTTCTTCTCACGGGCAGCCTTCCGGGCTGCCAATTTCttctccttggcaaccctcTCCTCTTCCCATTTCTGGAGAAAAGCCTCTTGTATTTTGGAGAAATCTGTGCAATAAGAGAGAGGATTAGAAGAGATTATAAGGACGGATGAATAACAAACTAAGAAGACAGGAATTAGAAAGTTATCGGGTTGAGGGTCCGAGCCAGCCACCTCGTCAATTGCCCGATCTATCGGGTTTTCAGCCCGGGCGCTCAACCCATAAGTGATCAAGTTCTCCTGGGAAATAAGGGAGGAGga includes:
- the LOC140984000 gene encoding uncharacterized protein, which codes for MEVDGMRRSEAVISFGPEDLKGVNLPHNDALMDLQGYHLETVETALFGFAGHVVYPEGEIVLPLTLGSQDLKKTVMTTFTVVDSPSSYNIILGRPAMNELKAVASTYHQKIKFPVGSRVGEVRGDQPSSRKCYVETVRVDQSKAKKAGKKA